Genomic DNA from uncultured Methanospirillum sp.:
CACCCATGCTGACCAGAGACCGGTAAACAGTATCACCAACACCTATGCCCCGCTCACCCTGGCAGAAACTGGGGCAGCAGGAATCAAGGTCACTTCAGGATTCACCGGGGTCAAACTGGTCGATGTAAACGTAGTAGGGCAGAATGTTCCTGCAGTCCATGTCGATGGATCAAATCTCGATATCATCGGAACCAATAACCCGGATCCGTACCTGACAACGTATTCGGGAAGCGGTATCAATGACAACTGGGGAACGACCCTGACCGGGAAATTAAACTCAGGATACGGTCTTGGTCTCCTTCAGCAGACAGCATCACGAAGTTCAGCAGTTACCATTACCGGAGATGGCGGAGCAGGAGTGAATATTTCCGGACCGTTCAGCGGAATCGAACTCAATGGAAAGACAGCAACCCTTGCCATCAGTGGAAATACCATTCACATCAACGGGACCGGGACCGATTCAGGAACAGGATCTGATCAGAGCAGCGGAATCAGTGCATGGGTTGGCAGCCGTGTAAATGTAACTGCTGCTGATTCATCGATCACCGGCCAGGAGTATCGTAAGTAGCACTACCGGTAGACCAGACCGGAACAAGCAGCACAAAGTTTGGAGAGAATGTACGAACCAATAAATTAAAACCCAAGCGAAGATTGATTGGCGACTTATCCTGAAAGACCTTATGGAATATCATAGACAACTTACATCAAAAAATCAGCAATTACACGTGCTATCACCGGAATTGAATCTACAGTAATTGAAGAAGATAGGGATAATTCCATTTCAGGGTCAGAAAAAACGGAATGAACTACATTCCGGAAAATTCGATAATTTATCCCAGATATTAAATTCGATATGTTCTATTTAAAAAAACGGCATGATGGTGTCCATCAAGCTCCCCTAATGAAAATGGGATCCATTTTCATGACAAATGATAGATTTAACTTAAAGGCGATGCAAAAACAATCAGTAATTGCTCAATATACTTGACAACCCGGAGTAATTTCGAAAAGTTAATTTACTTTATCAACTATAGGCAATTAATCAGATTATATTCTGAGGAAGTGCGGGAACAATTGTTGATTGTTATGTTTCGTGTTGATACCTATGAAAGGATCAATTAATTTTATACAGGTGTGATTTTGAACAAAAAAGAGACTGGCCTTAATCTGATATGCTTGAGAAATTGTAAATATTATTTTAGAGTATTTTTATATATTATTTTTATTGGGCTGATTATATTTCCAGTAATGGGGAATGAAAGTCAGTATACACCATGGCGGTTAACAAGTGATGAACCGATATTTCAAAAAACACTTGATGACAAATATATTCAATATAAAAATATAAACTGGTCACACGAAGAAAATAAATTTTCCACAGATTTACAAATCCTTCTATATCCTGACAAAAATCCTTTGGCAACTCCGGAAATGATCAATTCCACTCTTCATACATTAAAAGTATTACAGAAACTAGTTTCAGCAGAAGATATTGTGATAGATCACAAGACTTATGGAAACACATCTTTAGGGAAATCAGATATTGTATATGTCTCCATTACCACTAAACCAGGAACCTCTTCACATATACTTGACTCCTATCTATATCCTCCAATAATTAGAAACGAAGACATATTTGGATTGTACCCGAAATATGGCGGGAATATCGTCGATGCATGGGTTGAATTTTCAAAACTGAAAGAGATCGCCAATATGTCCGAAGTAACAGACATTCAAACACCAATAACAGGTTCTTTAAGTACTGGTTCAGTCAATTCCGAGGGTGATAGTGCTCTTCATTCAGATCTGATTAGGAACCTTCAAAATGGTGCAAATGGTTCGGGTATTAGAATCGGAGTAATATCCGATGGTGTCGAGCATAAACAACAATCAATAGATCTTGGGGATCTCCCTTCATCACTATCAGTAGTCGGAGGAAATGGAACAGGGGATGAAGGAACGGCTATGCTTGAAATTGTTCATGATATTGCACCTAATGCCTCCCTATTTTTTCGTGGATCAAATTCGACCCTTGAAGAGTTTTCTCAAGCTATTAATGACTTAGTTAATCTGGATTGTAATATCATTTGTGATGATCACGTCATTTTCGGTGAACCTGCTTTTTATGATGGTAATCTAGTTGATCTGATTAATACATATTCAACGAATAATAACATTATTTTTATTTCTTCTGCAGGAAATTTAGCAAAGGGTCATTTTCAGGGATTGTTTTACCCTCAAGTAGGTAATCCATTATTAAACGATTTTAGTAAAAGCGGATTATCCCCAAACGCAACACCTGATAGACCAAATCTATATGCCCAACTTTTCACAGGTGATCATGTTATGATTAGTTTACAATGGAATGAATCTCCATCATACAATGATTATGATCTCTTTTTGCGCGATAGGGACACAAATGCGATATTAGCCCAAAGTGTAAGGTCTCAAACTGGATCCCAATCCTCTTTTGAATTTATAGACTATATTTCTTCTTATGATTGTATAGCATCCATCCAAGTTGAAAAAAAAAATAGTTCCGTTCAGGATAAGACCCTGGAACTATGGATCTCTCTCGAAAATTATTCACATATCGCTGAAAATAACCTTGTAGAAAAGGACTCATTATTTGGTCATAGTGCAGCAACAGGAGTAATTGCGGTTGTAGCTGCCCCATATAATAATAATAATTCTATTGAGCCTCTTTCTTCGCAAGGTCCCGTTACTATTTATTTTCCCTCATTTGAGGTAAGAAATAAACCCGACATCACTGGTGTTGATGATGTGACTGTAACCGGGGTCGGTGGATTTGGATCGCCATTTCTGGGCACCAGTGCCGCTGCCCCGCACATTGCTGGAATTGCTGCTTTGTTATGGAGTAAAGATCCCTCCAAAACCGCTGCGGAAATTAAATCTTCCATATTAACCAACGCAGATATGAGAGGAGATTCCAATATCTTCGGTTCAGGACTAGCAAACGCATCAAAAGCATATTATTCCTTATATCCTCTAGGTCATACTATCACCAGTATCTCCCCTTCAACAGGGGTAAATACCGGCTCTGTTACTATCACTAACCTTTCAGGAACTCTCTTTCAATCTGGTGCAACCGTCAATCTCACCCGTACCGGACAGCCAAACATAACCGCAACAAACGTTCAGGTTGTCTCTTCATCCCAGATCACCTGTACTCTTCCCCTCACCGGAAAAGCTGCCGGACAATGGAATATCATAGTTACAAATCCTGACGGTCAGTCAGGAATCCTTGCAAACGGATTCACCGTCACTGCTGCAAACCCCGGGAACACACCGTTTGTCATCGATCCTTCAGCGATGAACACCTTTGACGGCCAGTATCTCAAATCCCGGGGATACGGATGGTGTGACTTTGGAGGAGTCAATAACTCGTATTACAAGATCACCCTTGCCGGAACCACGCAATACCCGACTGAATTCCATCTAAAAAAGAGTTTTACCACCAAAGCCCAGTTTGGGATCCTGGTGCAGGCATCAAATGTCAGGATCAGCGGAGTGGATCTCTCCACGGCACCCAATGCTGACCAGAGACCGGTAAACAGTATCACCAACATATATGCCCCGCTCACCCTGGCAGAAACCGGAGCAGCCGGGATCAAGGTCACTTCAGGATTCACCGGGGTCAAACTGGTCGATGTAAACGTAGTGGGACAGAATGTTCCTGCAGTCCATGTCGATGGATCAAATCTCGATATCATCGGAACCAATAACCCGGACCCGTATCTGACTACGTACTCGGGAAACGGTATCAATGACAACTGGGGAACGACCCTGACCGGAAAATTAAACTCAGGATACGGTCTTGGTCTCCTTCAGCAGACAACATCACGAAGTTCGGCAGTTACCATTACCGGAGATGGCGGAGCAGGAGTGAATATTTCCGGACCGTTCAGCGGAATCGAACTCAATGGAAAGACAGCAACCCTTGCCATCAGTGGAAACACCATTCACATCAACGGAACCGGTACTGATTCTGGAACTGGATCTGACCGGAACAGCGGAATCAGTGCATGGGGTGGCAGCCGGGTAAATGTTACTGCCACTGATTCATCGATCACCGGCCAGGAGTATGGAATATACGGCCAGGGAGGAGCGATCATCAATGTATCCTGTCCCGGATGCACGCTTGGTCCAATCGTCAGCGGCACAGCCGGCAGGCCATACCGGGAACAAGCCCGGAGTGTTGGTAAATCAGGCATTGTTGGTGGAGTAAATGGAATATTCCTGACCGGAACAAGTAGTGCAGGATATGGAGCAGTCAGCATCGCAAATACCACAGTACAGGGGAAAACCGGGTATGGAATAAACCTCAGCCAGGCTTCAGGATATAGCATAACTGTTACAAATCCGGCATCAGTCATCGGAGCTCTTGGTAAATTCGGAACCTCGGATAGTTCGTCAAACCAGATCACCTCAGGAAGTACCGTGATAACAGCGACAGGCACAGGCCCGTATCCGGTACATATCTCGCTTGATAGTATCCAGGGTCCGGATCCATTCAACCTGAAGATATTCAATGAATCGGGATCGGTTGTGTATGACATCACCAACTGGAACCTGCTCCCGGCAGGAGTGACGTTCAATTCAACAGATAGAAACGTATGGTTCAACTCCTCAACCCTGGAGATCTACTCGGCAGAGAAGTATGCACACGAAGAATCAACACTCACCATTACCGGGATTGAACCATCTGCAGGGTATTGCGGAAAGACCACCAGGATTGAGAACCTTTCGGGGACCTTTATTCTTCAGGCAGCCAATACGAGCGTGATAATCACCCACTCGGGAGTTACCATCCCGGCAACCGGTGTTTCGATGGAGTCTGCAGGAACGATCACCGGAAATCTCTCAATACCGTCAGATGCACAGGTTGGCCCCTGGCAGGTTGCAGTTATACAGGATGGGAAAGTAAGTGAGGGGAACGTCACCTTTACAATATCCCGCGAAATTTCCGCTCCTACGGTCACAACACTTCAGGCAGAAAATGTTTCAACCCGGTCAGCCCTTCTCACAGGTAATCTGATCGGTACAGGCGGAGAAAACTGTTCGGTATTCTTCAGGTATGGAAAAACCCAGGAGAACCTTTCGGTATACACATCCCCGGTTACACTCAATGAAACTGGAAACTTCAGTACTCTGGTCACCGGTCTTGATCCAGGAACAACCTGGTATTATCAGTCCTCGGCAAACAACTCAGCAGGAGCAGGACAGGGCGGAATTGTATCCTTCAGGACAGACTCTGTCTTCACTAATCCGGTGATATACGCAATACAGCCTTCATCAGGAACCCAGGGAGAGGATATTGCAACAAACCTTTCAGGAATCTTCAACACTTCTGCACAAAATACCGGGATATACCTCTCACGTTCAGGCACCAACATCAGTGCATCCGATGTAACCATCAGATCCGCAGACTGTATTACCGGTAATTTCACACTTCCGCCCCTGGTACAACCCGGCCCCTGGCAGGTTATTGTTCAGCAGGATAAATGGCTGAGCAGCGAAAATGTAACATTTAGCATAAACCCTGCGATGTATACTATCAACGCCTCCTCTTCTGCAGGCGGGAACATCAGCCCATCAGGCATGATCCAGGTCCTGGCAGGATCGAAACAGACCTGTTTAATAAATCCGGACCAGGGATATCACATATCAGGTGTTTTCATCGATAACACAAGTGCAGGAGTGCTCAGCACATACACGTTCGCCAATATAACATTTAATCATACCATTGTTGCAGAATTTGCTGTAAATGGTGCAGTCAACTACACCATCAATGCCACTTCTTCATCTGGTGGAACTATCAGTCCATCTGGTCTGATCCCGGTACTTGCAGGATCCAACCTGACCTGTACCATGAACCCTGACCGGGGATACCAGATATCAGGTGCCTTTGTTGATAATGTGAGCATAGGACAGATCGCAACATACACCTTCACAAACATATCCTCACATCATCAGATCCGGGCAGAGTACACACAAACCCTTCTGGGTCCGGTGGTTTTGGGAGTTACACCATCATCTGCTCCCAGAAATAGTGTGGTCACGCTCATCATTACCGGTGAGAATTTCTATGGAAATGAGCAGATTGATCTCGTAAAGAATGGAACCGGTAACCTTACCCGCATTGCAACACGTTCCGGGAACAATCTCCAGGTTACAGGGCTCGACCTGACAAACACCCAGGTTGGGTCATACGATGTATGGGTCACCAACCTCACGACCCGGATGTCTGGATTGAAAAAAGATGCCTTTTCTGTCACGAATGATGACAAGAAATTTTACACGATCACAACCCGGGCTGATCAATACGGATTCATCACTCCTCCCGGACCTGTCAGGGTCAAATCAGGATCACAGGCTACCTTTACCATGCATACTATCATGGGGGCAGATATCGGGAATGTCACCGTTGATGGAGTTCCGGTGGTTCTTGGAGGTCATCATGACTATACATTCAAAAACATAGCCGCTGATCACACCCTGTATCTTCACACGAAATTATCCGGAACAAAAGTCCATGCTGATTTCACCGTAAACCAGACAACCGGTAAGACGCCACTGACTGTTCAATTTACTGATACCTCGACCGGATCACCTTCACAATGGGTATGGCTCTTTGGTGATGCGAAAACATCCACACTTCAGAATCCTGTTCATACCTATAAATGGCCGGGGAAATATTCAGTACGACTCACGGTCAGAAATGCGAAAAGCATTGACACCATTGAGAAAAACCGGATTATAACAGTGGCCCGGGGGAAATATTCCGGTTTGGAAACAGACAACAACGAAACTGCCGAATAGGTTTGAAGGATTATTGCTAGGAATAGCAATATAACAACTTTTTAAACCTGCTTCTGACAGAAACTGGATTCGAAACAGAAATACTATCGAGTATCTTGGAATCTGGGAACAACTCAGCAACCCGGATTTTAATCCCGTGGAATTCGACGGGTTTAGGAAGTAGGCAGGACTCAATCGTTTTTACCCTGACTCCAAAGCAATGGATTGGAAAAACCGGAGCAACCGGTTTAATATCCAAAGCTGGGAGATATGGAGGGACTTATGTACACAAAAATATCGCCTTTGAATTTGTAGATCTAATACCAACTCTGCTATTCGGTCATCAACCCCCCTCCTCACGTCGGATCCGTTCCGACCTGAAAAAACTCCTCTATTCTCTCTTTCAGCCAATCAGCACTCTCTAATACCCCTTGGGGCGGGAGGTCGGGAGTCTGTCACTCACAGACACTCCTCTGACCCGGAACTCACAAAACCCTATGCACCTATTCTCCCGCCCTAAGAATTAGTATTCTATTTATATCTGTACAAATGAGGATTAACTCGGTATAACCCGGATTTCATAGGTCGGGACCTCCCGCCCTAACGAAGATCCTTCTCCCTTTTTCCCGCCTTCCCGACCTGAGCAGAAGAGGTCACCGGTGACCGGATCATTTCAGGATAGAGAGAAGGTCTTCAGCAGCCTCTGCAATGTACTTGTGTGAATCATATACGCCCTGATTGTAGACTTCAGGGGCCAGCTTGTCCATAAAGAAATCCAGAATCATACCTGCTGCCAGCTCCCCGATGACCTCGTCTCGTTCGGTGGAATAATAATTCTTTATCTCTGATATCATGACATCCCGTCTCTCTTTGGAGAGGGTTATGGTCTCGTTATGCTTCATCAGCGTCCTCTATACAATGTTGGTCAAAGCACTATTTGCATTGTATAGCAGAACAGGGACCTTGATGTCCTGACTCTAAAAAATGTCACCCGCTCTGCTCCGAGCGTCAGAGCATTCATCTCGACAGTCCTGAATGCGAAAAAAGATGGATGATTAACGAACTATGATCCTTCTCTCGTCTCCTTCACCCTGCTCACCGGTCCTTTCCGATGCTCTCCTGACAGCACAGCCCTGACCCGTGATGCCGGTATCGCGTATTCTGCATCACCAATAGTCACGTACAACCCTCTTCCACTCTCCGAAAGCCTTGCAACTCCTGGAACCGGCCCTGAAATACTACTCTCACCAAGCCCCATCAGGGTTGCAGCAACCATTCCCTGAGGGATGGTAAACCTCCCGATCCCGTCGATGAATATCACCAGATCCTTCTCATCACGGATGATCCTCCCGCAGAGATCAAATCCCCCTGATCGCGATATCCTCTCCACAAATTGATTCATACCACTCCTCCCCCTGCTTTTCCGGGACCTGATTTTTGCTTCTCCCGTTCATAACATGCAGTACACAGTCTCGTCCGGTCTCCTGGATCAGACCAGACTGCAGGCCTGATCCCACAGAGATCACAGGTCCCACCATCATCCCGGTGGAGAAATGCATCAGGATCTATCACTCCCGGAAGAGCCATCACAGACGCCACCTCCCTGGATACTGCATGGCGATAGCAGGATACACAGAGCCATCTTCTTCCATGCGGACTCCGCCGTCGTGCTGCAGACCGTCGCTCCTTGTACTGCACCTGCCTCTTCCCACATACAGAGCAGGTTCTCTGTTCAGGAAACCCGTCGATAAGGATGAAGTCCTTTGGATTGATCGATGAGATAGAGCAACCAGGGTCAGCTGATTCTGATGAACAATATTCTGATGAAGCGTTTTCTGATGAAAAACCCTGATCATCTTCTGATACATCGCATTTCCGGCTTTCATGCTCTCCCGTGGATTGTGGATCGCCATCGGTTGTATCATGAGAATCATTCCCGTTATCATCCTCTGCTGCAAGCCAGACACTGCCACCTTTGAGCCATGATTTGTACAAATCCTGGTCCCACAGGTACACCGTTGTCCGCCGCGTCGTCGTCTTTCCCTCATCTCCCTTCGTCACTGTCCGATCAAGATATGAGATAGCAGGACACTTCGCAAGAAGACCTGAATAGGTCTTACCATATGACCTGTACCCATGCAGCAGTTTCGCAACCGAACTACTTGACCAGCCTGAAATCCGCTGCATCTGTGCGATAGTAATCTCTGACTGCCCGTATGATGAGAGGATATCGATAAGCCCTGATTCACGCCGTGTCAGTTTTGTCCCCTGACCGCCGGTCTTTCCATTAAGTGCAACAAAGAGTTCTGCTGCCTTCTCAAAGTCCCGGACTGTCGCCACCACACACGATATCCCGTTAATGAGGGTTTTCTCCCGCTGAAACTGATAGATCGCTGCATGTGTTCTGATCAAATCAAGGAGCATGTCAGGATTTCGCCTGTTCTCTGCTGACTGGAACCTGATTCGGAGTGCAAACGGGATGACAACAAAGACCTCCTCAAGTGCCTCCCATATCCGGTGACATATCCGAATATCATCACGTGTCCCGGTGATAGAGCCCGGAAGTTCTCCGGCCTGTTCAAGGGTCCGCATGAGAACCCGCTGGTCCTGCTCGTCGGTGTCATCGATCCAGCAGGTGAGCATCCGGTTGAACACCTGGTCATCACCGACCCCTTCCACCTTGGCAAGCCACCAGACGCACCGTTCAGGAATGATGCAGGTTAGCGGCTTTCTGTCTTTGTTTACTGTCCGGTACGGAAATGGTTTCTGAAACGAGGTGGTCACTCCTTTCAGGATCTCCTGCATCTGGTCTGAAAGGCTCACATCATCGAGCGTGATCACGGTGCCCGGGTTGAGATCCTCCATGTAAAAGAGGGCCTTGTCGCTCATCCGTCCTTCAATCCTGAACTCTGGCGGGATAAGTGATCGCATGGTATCCATTGTGTGTGACTTCCCCTTTCCTGACTCTCCGGATATCGAGACATGAAGCCCCTTGCTGTTCACCACGGTTCGAGAGATCAGCGAATGGATAAGGCACTGTGCTACCTGCTGATCGCCTTCATGCCTCCTGCCAAAGGTTTCAAGCATGTATGCGAGTGGATCACTGTTTGACAGGATCTCCTGTGCTTTGCCTCTCTCACTCTCTGTAATACTTTCTGTAATGCCCTCTGTGATCCTTCCAATGACAACATCGCCCGTATCTCCGTCATCATGAACTGCTTGCCCATTCTGCCGGTTCTGAACCTCAAGAGCCTCCTGAATGTCATCGTCACAGGTTCTGCCTTCGGCCTCGTTCCTGGCTCTGATCCGTTCAGATCTCCGCTGAGCATACCACCTCTCTGCATCCCGGTGAGGCGGTTCAAATCTCTTTCTTAATTCAGGCCATCGTTGCATTCCACTTCCGCATGAGTCGTGGTGACATCCGGCAAAGATCGCACCGCTCTCGAATTGAATGGCAAATGCACCGTCTGTATGTGCATCAGAGAATGGACATTTGTCAAGTACATACAGTGTACCTCCCTGGTATGGCTTGGCGGTGTATGTCAGGTTGTACCTGGTGAGCCACTTTGCAAGATCAAGGACTGGCTCGCTGACCGCTGTCATAGCCTCCGGTGTCCGTGTCTTTCCCCGTTTTGTGGGCTCAGATGGCTGAACCGGGTACATACGTACGAGCTCGTTCAGGTCGTCCGCAGAGAGAACTCTCTCTTTTGGTGGCATCGAGAGGACCTGCGATCTCCGGTGAGGACGGGTGGGAAGATCATCACCTTTGCGTGATATCGTCCCGTACACCTTCCAGATCCGTGCAGCATTGAAGTTCGCGGTATCAACTTTGCATCTGGTATTCGAGAATCTGGTGTCAAGGAGCTCAAGGACCTTTCTGATGAGATCCCGGCTTTCGTTGGTGTTGATCAGATCCAGCTGATAGAGCAGATGGGCACCATTGCCTGAATCAGCCATGAGTGGCGCTGGCCATCCGCACGAGGAGAGGAACGCCCTGATGGTCTCAGCAAGCGAGCTGGCTGCCTCATGCTCTTCATCAGATGAGGAGACGCCCGAAGGCCTCACCGGATCGATGTCTATCGGAAGCCAGCGTCTTCTCACGATGTCTGCATCTGCGGTTGATGCATCCTTTCTCTCAAGTCTGTACTTGATCCTGTTCGCCCGTCTTGCAAGAAGAGCAGGGTTCACCTCGTTGAGTGTGACATACGTGCCTGATACACGGGTATCCTTCTCCCGTTCAAGGAGATCAACTGCGGCTTTTTTGAGATCATCATAGTATCCTGATGAGATCCCCTCGCCTGAAATGGTCCGTATCTCGATGATCTGACCTGGATCAAAGAGGTACTGCAGCCCGGCAAGCACCTCATCATACTGCGAATCAGCAGCCATGGCTGCTCCGGCACGCTATTGCACCCATTACACTAATAAAGGGCAAAAATATGCGGTTATGAGAATTCAGCGCCTGCTGCCTGATGAGACGTGAGTTCATCATACCACCGGGAGTGGAAGTGCCCCACCTGGATTGATCTGATATCGAATCCATCCGGTCTTATCCCGAATCCAGTACTGCACATCTCCGGGGAAATGGTAGTTTCTCGTGAGATTCGAGAGAGTCTGTATATCATCACTGATGGAGCCTCTCCGGCTGGATCTGGCATAGATGAAGAAGACTTTTCCGTCTTTGTCCCAGGCAACAAGGTTAATTCCTGCAGACTCGTGGGTATGACTCTGCGCAACCCTGATGACCGTGTATCCTCTTCTGATAAGAAGATCCATGGCACTGTACTCTGCCGTCCTTCTGGTCCGGTAATCCGGATTTTCAGGCCTCATTCATCCTCCAAACGTGCGTTCCTGAATGAGATTCCTGCCTTATCAAACGGGTCATCCACCTGTATTTACAACCGTGATTGATGGATATGCTTAAAATTTCAGACTGTGATACTTGATCACTCCCCTTGGTGATATGCCCCCAAGCAAATCCATCTGACGGGGAGTACATTATGCTCCAACTCCTTTTGTCGTACTATCATCCTTCTACCTGAGTTTTATCAGTGTAACCAGGTAGTGAAAGACTGTAATCTCTTCATCCTACTAAAGCTTTTGAAATTGATTTTTCTTAAATAAAAAGATTTAATTAATCATAAAGCACGGGGTCACGTTTCATTTCATAACAATCTACGTATCTGGTTTTTTTTAGATTTGTGACGTATTTTGGTCGATTTATTCCGGTGTACATTGGGGTGCTCTTATCGTACGAGATTTAGATGATTCATTCGTAAATCTTTGGATTTCGGGTATCTCTTTTGAACCTTTTATACTCAGGATACGTATGAGATAGTGTCGCAATACTGCGACGATGGGGGAACAGATGGGAGATTTTACTCAGAAGAGTGTTGTGAAGTCAGCGGTGAGAAAGCTTGCTTCACCGATTGCAGATTATACCGCGTTCAATGCTCTTGTCCAGGATGTCCTGGACAACAATCCGTGGGGATGCACAGTCTATGAGTCTGCAGGTGTTGCAAAGCCTGCGGTTGAGAAGACAAAGGAGGCGTATGCAGCCACTATCGTGTATGAGAATGCAGAGGCGAAGACGGTAGGGAGCATTCCGGTTCGTGGGCCGACGATGGCAGCGGTGAACACTGCTGTCACCCAGATAACGGGTATTGCAGCGATCACTACCGGTATGGGGGCCGGTGTGACCGCTTCACGTGATTCGTCAGAGGACTCGTTCAGCTGTACGCTCAAGGCTCATGCAAGCAACGGCGAGCTCTACACGGTGACATTCAAGAGGGACGGTGTCACGATCTCCAGTTATGAGGCTGATTCAATTCGTACCGGTCTTGAGGCCTGGGCTGATACGGTTGCCATCCTGGCTTGAACCTCTCTTTTTTCATATCCGGGGGGAGTATGAAGAGAGGGTACGTTCTTGGGGGGTTCATCTGCCTTATCCTTGCAGGTCTTGCTGGTGCTGAGTACCTTTCAACATCGATACATTCTGACGGGTCTGTGATGCTTGCAACATCAGGGTCTGATCAGAACGGCTCGTTTGTGTCACGGGCTCTGGGTGTGGACGCTGTTCGGCTGGTCAGGACGGTATCCGGTAATGATGAGCATGATCTGACAATATCAGGATCAGGGCCGGTTCTGGTGTCTGATGCTCTTTCTGCGGTTCAGAAAAGCAATGAGGTACGGGATCGCTGTGTGTTTCTTGATGCCGAAGGAGAGAGGCCTGTTGGTGTGGCCTCGGTGTACATTTCAGGAATTCTGCATGGGGGTGAGTTCGACGTCTCGCGGGCTATCGGGCCTGATCTCTCGGGTGAGACCCTGGTGAACGGGTCCGGGCTGATGGCGTTCGAGTCTTTTGTATCAGGGAACAGGTCTCTGAGGAGCAGGGGGTTTGTGTCCGGGAACCTGACGGTGGAGGATCTCTTCAGGTTTGGAGGAAGGATATGATCGCTGAAGTTGTAGCCGGGGTATCATCCGGATTTGCGGTGATGAACGCGGTTGCAGCGTATCATCTCTATAGGCAGTATCGTCTGCTGGCAGAGGAGTCGGGAGAGTTTGCAGGCCGGGTTTATTCTCTGATCAGGGAGGAGGATGGTGAGATCGTGACCGATCCGGTGGTGCTGGCCGGAGAGGTGATGGATCATATGAGCCGGTTGTCCGGGGTTGTGACGTGGATCAAGGGACAGAAATGGTAAGGGATGATTTATAATAAGTATCCTGAAAACAAT
This window encodes:
- a CDS encoding PKD domain-containing protein: MISLQWNESPSYNDYDLFLRDRDTNAILAQSVRSQTGSQSSFEFIDYISSYDCIASIQVEKKNSSVQDKTLELWISLENYSHIAENNLVEKDSLFGHSAATGVIAVVAAPYNNNNSIEPLSSQGPVTIYFPSFEVRNKPDITGVDDVTVTGVGGFGSPFLGTSAAAPHIAGIAALLWSKDPSKTAAEIKSSILTNADMRGDSNIFGSGLANASKAYYSLYPLGHTITSISPSTGVNTGSVTITNLSGTLFQSGATVNLTRTGQPNITATNVQVVSSSQITCTLPLTGKAAGQWNIIVTNPDGQSGILANGFTVTAANPGNTPFVIDPSAMNTFDGQYLKSRGYGWCDFGGVNNSYYKITLAGTTQYPTEFHLKKSFTTKAQFGILVQASNVRISGVDLSTAPNADQRPVNSITNIYAPLTLAETGAAGIKVTSGFTGVKLVDVNVVGQNVPAVHVDGSNLDIIGTNNPDPYLTTYSGNGINDNWGTTLTGKLNSGYGLGLLQQTTSRSSAVTITGDGGAGVNISGPFSGIELNGKTATLAISGNTIHINGTGTDSGTGSDRNSGISAWGGSRVNVTATDSSITGQEYGIYGQGGAIINVSCPGCTLGPIVSGTAGRPYREQARSVGKSGIVGGVNGIFLTGTSSAGYGAVSIANTTVQGKTGYGINLSQASGYSITVTNPASVIGALGKFGTSDSSSNQITSGSTVITATGTGPYPVHISLDSIQGPDPFNLKIFNESGSVVYDITNWNLLPAGVTFNSTDRNVWFNSSTLEIYSAEKYAHEESTLTITGIEPSAGYCGKTTRIENLSGTFILQAANTSVIITHSGVTIPATGVSMESAGTITGNLSIPSDAQVGPWQVAVIQDGKVSEGNVTFTISREISAPTVTTLQAENVSTRSALLTGNLIGTGGENCSVFFRYGKTQENLSVYTSPVTLNETGNFSTLVTGLDPGTTWYYQSSANNSAGAGQGGIVSFRTDSVFTNPVIYAIQPSSGTQGEDIATNLSGIFNTSAQNTGIYLSRSGTNISASDVTIRSADCITGNFTLPPLVQPGPWQVIVQQDKWLSSENVTFSINPAMYTINASSSAGGNISPSGMIQVLAGSKQTCLINPDQGYHISGVFIDNTSAGVLSTYTFANITFNHTIVAEFAVNGAVNYTINATSSSGGTISPSGLIPVLAGSNLTCTMNPDRGYQISGAFVDNVSIGQIATYTFTNISSHHQIRAEYTQTLLGPVVLGVTPSSAPRNSVVTLIITGENFYGNEQIDLVKNGTGNLTRIATRSGNNLQVTGLDLTNTQVGSYDVWVTNLTTRMSGLKKDAFSVTNDDKKFYTITTRADQYGFITPPGPVRVKSGSQATFTMHTIMGADIGNVTVDGVPVVLGGHHDYTFKNIAADHTLYLHTKLSGTKVHADFTVNQTTGKTPLTVQFTDTSTGSPSQWVWLFGDAKTSTLQNPVHTYKWPGKYSVRLTVRNAKSIDTIEKNRIITVARGKYSGLETDNNETAE
- a CDS encoding DUF2164 domain-containing protein → MKHNETITLSKERRDVMISEIKNYYSTERDEVIGELAAGMILDFFMDKLAPEVYNQGVYDSHKYIAEAAEDLLSILK